TAGCTCGGCGAGTTCGCGCAGCGCGTCGAACGTGTCGAGGCCGGTGTCTTTGGTCATGCTCTCGGGTCCTCCCCCGGCCGCCGCGCGAATGGCGCGGCGGCCCTTGCTGGTACGGAACATGGCGTCGGGTCCTCAGCTCTCGTCGGTGGCTGCGGTCCGGCCTGCCTCGGTGATGCGGAAGAAGTGCGGGTGTCCGCGGTGCTCGCCCTCGGGGTCCGGCGCTCCCTGTACGTGGCCGCAATCGTCGATCGAGTCGGCGAGGCCGAGTTCTTCGAGGGCGAGCTCGTCGGCCTTGGTGACGCTGCGGGCGTCGATGCTGCCTTTGGGATGCGCGGCGGCCAGGCGCAGGGCGGCGAGCCGGTTCGGGGTGAGGCGGGGCGGCACCGGGTCAGTCCCGGACGGCGAGGTATGCGGCGAGTCCCTCGGCGAGGTGGTGTGTTGCCTGGTCGAGGAGGTACGCGCCGCCGAGCGGGCCGCCGAGCTCGTAGAAGTTGGCTTTGCCGGTGGCCTCGGCGGTCTTGCGCACCGGCCAACGGCGATCAATCACGTAGTGCGTGGCGCCGGACAGGGCGAGCGCGGCGGCGATGCTGCGGGGCCGCAGGCCGAGGCCGAGGAGGCGGTTCCCCACCAGGAGCGCGGCGCCCTGCGTGGCCACGTACGAGGCGACGTGTCCCGCGAGGGCCTTGTGACCCTCGGCCCCGGGCTTGGCCTTGTGCTGCGCCTGGTGGTCGCTCTGCACCCAGTGGTCGGCGACGTCGGCGGCGATGCGGAGGAGGGCGTACACGGCGGGGTAGGCGGCGGCACGGTTCACGGACATGCGGGCGGTTCCTTCCGATACGGGTCCGGGGCCCCGGGCG
This is a stretch of genomic DNA from Streptomyces sp. B21-083. It encodes these proteins:
- a CDS encoding transcriptional regulator; this translates as MSVNRAAAYPAVYALLRIAADVADHWVQSDHQAQHKAKPGAEGHKALAGHVASYVATQGAALLVGNRLLGLGLRPRSIAAALALSGATHYVIDRRWPVRKTAEATGKANFYELGGPLGGAYLLDQATHHLAEGLAAYLAVRD